AAGCCATTTTACTAACTCTGTTGGCTTGTTTTATTCCCGAGTGATCTCATCAGTTAAAGTGGGATCTATCTCAAATGTATCATACTATTGTACTTATTCCAGGGACAATATATGTTCTTCAAAGTGAAGATCATGAGGGCCAGTAATGGCAGGAAAGAAAGCTTCAGATGGtagtttattttctatttcacaTTACTTTGGACTCCTTTTTTTCTAATTCGTTGTTGTGTGTCCTGTTTATTTTTTAGGAGTCAAACAAGAAGATGGAAAATACAAGCACATTGCTGATCTTCCCAAGTCAACATTTGCTATGAGAGCTAATTCTTCGCTAATGGAGCCTGAAATTCAGAAAATTTGGGAAGAGAATCAAGTATTCAAGAAAGTTGTTGAGAAAAATAATGGAGTAAGTTTTGGATCGTCCTCCCACCTGTTTAACTCCTAGCTATTTGAACACATTAACCAATTCTAAATTACCTGATCAGGCAAATTTTATTCTTCATGATGACCCTCCATATGCTAATGGTGATCTTCACACAGGGCATgccttaaataaaattttgaaggaTACTACAAATCGTTATAAGGTATGTTTTATTGCTATCGTAATGTAACATTTgaagcatattttttttgtttttattatatctgACACATGCGACTTTAGGTAAACAACATCATATGTACATATGTTTCTTTGCAAAAGGCTAATCTTtttgtttagtattttaaaatggaatcattaaaattaacattatattcaaaattgaaaatggttaacttttagttatatattatgtGCACTTTTAATAAAGAGTTGATGCTAaaacttgattatatttttgaaacatgaaTTCTTCACtgtgatttaaaattttaattttattttagttttaagattaaatttacGAGTGTATTATCTCATGGTTTTTGGAATATGTCTTATCTCTAGCCTAGTGGCCCAATATTGTTTTCAGTTTTCCAATGTAGTATCCGTGCTCCTAACATGTATCTAGAAGTAGCCTGTTTGAAGTGGAGGCATGGAGTGTGTGAAggtttttaaagttatttttagaagATTTTGGATATAGGTCTGGTAACTAGTGTGTTTACTATTTACTAATGTGTTTCATAGCTTTGGTAACTATAATAAGCTATATCTTCTGCAATACAACttctaataaaaattcataaattctaTCATTTGTAAAGTAAATTCAGTATAGCATTTGTCTATACAATAGTTCACAGTACTATATAAATGTCACCAGAGACATAGCAAGAAGAGTTTATTACATCGTATAAAGGAAGACAGGGAGATTCAAGAGGGCATTTATTGTTACTTTTGGGATTGAATTAGACAAGTATTTTGGGGAGATTAGGATCCCTGCATGATCCACAAAGtatcatattttctttgatttgtcttaataattcttttttggTTATGTGGAAAATGATGTTTGACATTTTAGTTACTCTATCAGGTATTTCAAGCAATTGGTGTTGTCAGAGGATTTCTAAGACCATATTCTCGTAAGTTGTGAAAATTTTCAAGACAAATTTCTCTAGAAGCCCTTCTAAGAAATAACTTGACTTCTTCCATGACAGGAAATGAACTTATACACAAGTTAGCTTATGGGAAGAGGTAAGTATATTGTGAAGAAAGATGTCCTGAGGGTGATGCAAAAACATGTTGTGGTTAT
This genomic interval from Vigna radiata var. radiata cultivar VC1973A chromosome 8, Vradiata_ver6, whole genome shotgun sequence contains the following:
- the LOC106771666 gene encoding isoleucine--tRNA ligase, chloroplastic/mitochondrial-like, translating into MAGKKASDGVKQEDGKYKHIADLPKSTFAMRANSSLMEPEIQKIWEENQVFKKVVEKNNGANFILHDDPPYANGDLHTGHALNKILKDTTNRYKVFQAIGVVRGFLRPYSRNELIHKLAYGKR